The stretch of DNA ACTCTCTTCGGTTCCTCAAAATGCCAACATTCTCTACGTTATAAGTTCGGAGAAATAATATGAAAAGAATAATTACGTCAGTACTGTGTGCTTCAGTTGCCTCTCCGGCTTTTGCGATTATTGAACTTACCGATAATTTTTCGTTAAGCGGATTCGGTTCTACTTCTTGGGCAACCTCAGATAACGATAATCCATTAATCATCAACCGCGGTTTTACCGATGAAAATTGTTACGACTGTGATACCACATTTGGGGTTCAGTTAGACTACTTCTACAACTCATTCAAAGCTTCTGTGCAAGTTGTCAAACCACCCCAATATGATTGGAGTGACCCTCAATTAGAGTGGGCTTACGTCGGTTACGAGTTTAATGACTTCGATGTCAGTGTTGGACGCTTAAGGCTGCCACTGTTCCTTGCCTCTGAATACTACTATGTCGGCCAAGCCTATATGACGGCGAGACCCCCTACAGAGGTATATAACGCCGTATTAGGTATCACTGCCTTCAATGGTATCAAAGTGAGCTGGACTCATGATGTAAGCGATGAAGCTACCCTACTACTCTCTCCGTTTTTCGGAATTAAAGATAACAATGAAGTCGACTTCAATTCGACAACTGAGCTTGAATTTGAAACCAATCGAATGTTTGGTGCCAATCTACAATTGAGTGGTGATGACTATCGTTGGAACTTATCTTTCCTTGATTCAAATTTCGATCAAACGACAAAAATTAAAAACGTTGGCACGCTTCCAACAGTAGACAACCAACACATCCAACTTTGGTCGCTAGGCGCTGAATATGAATTTGGCCAAGCGGTATTGGCGAGCGAAGGTCAAATCAGTGACGTTTCTTCATCCATGTACGCCAGCCTAGGTTACCATTTAGGAGCATTCACACCTTACGTGGTATACGGCGCACAATTTAACGCCAATGAGCACTTAGAAGGGAATAGCTACTTAGTTGGTGTAGATTACGACTTGATGTCAAATATATCTATCAATGGTGAAATGCAATTCTTCGAAGCTCGTAGGTCAAACGGTGCCTTTATTGACGCCCCTAAAACCGATAAAGATGCATTGCTCTACACCATCATGTTGAGTTTTGTTTTTTAGCTCGAATTCAAATCGATGGTCACTCGCAGCAATTAAGATCCAAAAAAGCCAGTCGAATATTCGACTGGCTTTCTCAATAACGGTTTGTCAGCTTACCATTAACCCATCTAAATATTATGAGCTTGGCGCGACTCGTTTCTCTTTCAACTGCTCAATAACATAATCAGGAGCCACTTTACCTAGCTCACCCAAGCAATCATCGGTTTTTTCATTGCCATAGCGTACATAAATATCGCATACCGCGTATAACTGCTCTGGAGAGCCAGAGATCAAATACGCCTTCTCGAACGATTTAGTCGATTTGTCGATATCCAGCTCTTCTTGTAGTACCCCATTCAAGTACCAATAGTAGCTGTTGTCTTTTGCAAGGTTCGCGGCGACCTCGATCTCTTGAGCGGCTTGTTTCTTTTCTTCTAAGCGAACTAAAGTCAGTGATTTAGAGTAATGCAGTGCCGCGTTGTTTGGCACTTGCTCAATACCACGATCTAACACCGCAACTGCTTCTTGATCTTTAGTTTGCGCTCTAAAGTTATCTGCATAGCTCAACCAAACTTGGGCGTTGTTGCCATGGGACTGCACTAGCTCAACATAAATAGTTTCCGCTTTTTCCCATTCGTTATGCCAGCGTAAAACATCAGCAAACAACAATTGAAACTTTTCAGATTCTTGTGTTTCCAAAAATGTGATTAGCTCAGCAACAGGCTGTTCTATTTGAGCTTTCTGCTCGTCATCTAACGTATTGTAATCACGAACTAAATTGGATGTCGCTGTGTGACGCACCATCGAATCACTGTCTTTTAGCAAAGGAAAAACCAACGCCCAACGGTGCTCCAATTGATACGGTGCAGAACCGATAACCGACGCTTCACGAACTTCAGGGTTTTGATCTTTCAAACCTCTTGCCACCGCCACCAGCGCATTCTGGCTTGGGTATGAAGCAAGCTCTTGCAGTGCACCAGTACGATTTTCAACAGATTGATTTTGATCTTGTGCCATGTAAGACAACTGTTGAATACGGGTTTGTGTGTCCGTCATTTCAAGCACTTGATTGATATTTTGTGCCGGTGCGTCAACAGTTTGCTGAACGCTATTCGCTGCCATCGCAGACGTTGAAATCATTGCGGACGTTGAAACTAATAGAGCAACAGCCGTCGCTAAACTCTTCTTCATCATAGTATTACCTTAAACTGGAGAACTTAGCCTGTCCTTAGACTCGTATCTGATTAAATTTGTTTTGGACCTGTTGACCCAAAAAACGAGTTAAAACTTGGTCTCGAACGTAGCTTGTTGCGCCTGTTTTGCTCGATGCGCTATCAATACTGAATCGCTAAATTTGCCATGAGCCACTGGGTGCCCCATCGCACGAGCGATATACGCCATCGACTTGTCGACATGAGAAAAGAACTTGTGCCAACCTGCACATAAGTAGTTCAAGCCCGGTTCACCGGCACGAGTTTTGATAAAGCGGTTTTTAGGACATTCACCATGACAAGCAAACTTGTAGTCACATTGCTGGCACTGACTGGTCAATGTGCGTGATTTAGCAAAACCAAATTTCTGTTGTGGCGCGCTATACGCCAACTCATCAAGCTTGTCGTGGTGGATGTTGCCGATTTTGTATTCTGGGTAGACATAGTGGTCGCATGAGAAAACGTCGCCATTTGGCTCCATTGCCAAACCCTTTCCACATATCTCATTCAGAGTACAAAGCGGGTTAGGACGCCCTATCCATGTTTCTAAACTTGCTTCAAAATACTGAACGAACACTTTACCGATGTCGTTCTTCGCCCACTCATCAAATACAGAGATCAAGAAGTTACCCCAAGCCAAATCCGACACACACCACGATTCCATGATCGAGTCTTTATGGCCGGGGATCAGGCGTTTGTCGCCTTGTTTGAGCTGCTCGCTCACTTGGGATGTTTGTGGTGCAACCGTTCGGAACGTTTTCTGTTCAACGATAGGAATAAACTGCATTTGTGGAGACTTCACCACATCACGTAGGAAGCGATACACCTCAAGTGCATTTTGACTGGTGAGGTTATTCACACAAGTCAGCGTTGCGAATTTCACTTGGTGTTTGTGCAGCAGTTCAACGGCCGCCATCACTTGTTTGAATGTACCACGGCCTGCTCTGTTAACACGATACGCATTGTGCAGCATTTCAGGGCCATCAATACTCAAGCCGATTAGGAAATTGTTCTTTGCTAAGAATCGGCCCCAGTCGTCATTCAATAATGTGCCATTGGTTTGTAGATCGTTTGAGATCAACACACCTTCAGGTCGGTACTTTTTCTGTAGTTCAACCACTCTTTCAAAGTACGCTAAACCTAGCATGGTCGGTTCACCGCCCTGCCATGAAAAGATAATTTCAGGCGTATTTTGACCTTCGATGTATTGTCGGATGTAGGTTTCTAACGTCTCATCATCCATTCTTGGAGAACTGCCTTTCTTGTACTCCAACAAATCTTGCTTACTTAGGTAATAACAATATTTACAATCAATGTTGCACGCTGCACCAATTGGCTTAGCCATAACATGCAAGCGTTTAGACGCCTTACCATTGTATTGTGGACCTTGAGTAATGTGCATGATTTATCTACCTATCTTAGTATCTGTAGCCATCATAATGCCTATTTCAGTCAGTGGCATGTTATACCCTTTATAACCAATAGGAATGACCTTAAACGTTAAAATTGCCCTCTATTTCGAACATTCGAGGCACGTGATGAAATTTTTCAATTACAAACAATTAGCGGCGATCAGCAGCGTCACCATGACTATTTTCCTAAGCGGCTGTGCGAGCGTGCCTACACATCCTATAGCCCAACAAATCGACCAAGAAATGGTGCTAGTTGAAGGTGGTACATTCACCATGGGTTCGAACGATCCTGAAGCTACCAAAGCTGAACGACCAGCGCGAAATATAACTGTAGATAGTTTCTACATTGCGAAGTTTGAGGTAACTCAAGAATTGTTCGAATCGGTGATGGGTTCATCTCTCAGTTATTTCCAAAATCCACAAGTTCCGGTCAATAACTTAAGTTGGCAACAGGCGAACTACTTCGTTGAACAATTGAACGAACTTACGGGTGAAGAATACCGTCTGCCGACTGAAGCTGAATGGGAATTTGCAGCGAAAGGTGGCAACAAGAGCAAAGGCTATACTTACAGTGGTTCCAATAACTTAGATGATGTTGCGTGGTACTCAGCAAATTCTAAAAATAGCGCACACCCAGTCGGGCTAAAGAAGCCAAATGAACTAGGCTTATATGACATGACCGGAAACGTGGGTGAGTTTGTGATTGATGCCTTCGATGACACCTTCTACCGATTCGGTCCAACAGACAATCCTAACAATGCAAAACACAGCGACGTTGGTTTATCACATAAATCGGTTCGCGGTGGCAGCTTTGCTTATGACGAAAATGAATCTGAAAGTTACCGTCGCGACTTCGCAAGCCAATCGATCACTATGTCAGATATGGGCCTGCGTTTAGTTAAGGATACGAACTAACTAAAGATGCCGACGGTTATGACTCAATAATCTTCACAAACAATCCTAAAAATACGATTCGCACTGTACAAACATTAGAAATCTGACCAAACCTTAGAACTCTGCTGCAATACTGAATAAGGAAACTCTATGCAATACACCAAGCTTTCAGGACTTACACTCGCGTTACTCTGTGCCTTCCCTGTTTCGGCTGCGGAAAAGCCAGATCTAGTCCTTCAAATCACGGTAGATGGCCTGCGCGCAGACCTAATCGAACGATATAAGCACAACTTCGGTGAAGGCGGTTTCCGGTACTTAATGGATGATGGTACTTACTACACCAATGCGAATTACCAACATGGCAACACGGAAACGATCGTGGGGCACGTGTCGCTCGCAACAGGTGCGCCACCGAGCGTACACGGCATGGTAGGTAACGTTTGGTATGACCGTAGCGAAGAGCGTTTGGTGTATAACGTAGAAGACGGTAACTACCAAATGTTGACCTCTGGTGCGGGTGTCGACAAAGCAACTGAGATCGACCCAACGCAGAAGACAGCACAGGGCGATGGACGTTCTCCTGAGCCAATACTTTCCACCACGTTTGGTGACGAGTTGACGATTTCCAATAGTGGCAAATCAAAAGTGTTCGGTGTATCAGTGAAAGACCGCGGTGCTATCTCATTGGCGGGACACAGTGGTAAAGCCTTCTGGTTCTCCAAAGCGCAATCTGAGTTTGTCACCAGTAACTATTACTACGACGAGTATCCAGATTGGGTATCACGTTGGAACGAGAAAGCGATTGCTACTCAGTATTCGAAACAGAAGTGGGAGCTCTCGTTACCACGTGAGAAGTACACGCTGCAAGAGCACGATACCGAACACAAAGTGAAACTCGGTGACTTCCAACGCACCTTCCCTCACCCTTATGGTCCTGCAAGTTACAAGTACTACAGCACAACGCTAACCGTTAGCCCGGCTGGTGACGAGATCACAGAAAACTTTGCAAGCACACTGTTGATGCAAGAGAAGCTAGGCCAAAGTGACGTGACCGATTATCTGTCTGTGAGTTTCTCATCAAACGACTACGTGGTGCACTTATACGGCCCTGAAAGCCTAGAAACAGAAGACAACCTAATTCGACTTGATAAGACGATCGCCAAGCTTCTGAAAACCGTTGATAACCAAGTCGGACTAAAAAATACATTAATTGTGTTATCTGCCGATCATGGTGTCCCTGAATCTTCACCTGCGGCAAATGCGCTTGGCTTTAATCAAGCTCAATACTTCAATAAAGATACACTGCTCTCGAGTGGCGTAGAAAAAAGATTGAAGGATCAATTTGGTTTATCCAAAGACGCCATTCGCTTGTATGCACAGCCTTATATCTATCTGAATCACGATTTAATCGCAGAGAAGAAACTTGACCTAGCTAAAGTGCAGGAAGCGATCGCCGATGAAATAGCGAAAGTGAAGGGTGTGGCGTTTGCAGTATCAAGCAGCGATATTGCAGCGAACCGAGTGCCTGATACTCATGTGATGCAGCTAATCAAAAACAACTACCACCCTGCTCGTTCTGGTGACGTGTATGTGGTATTTGCACCGCGTAGTTACATTAACGACATGGAAGGCCTTCAAATAGCCTCTACACATGGCTCGCCATGGAAGTACGATACGCATGTGCCTGTAATCTTCGCAGGCTACGACGTTGAAGCTCAGAAGATCTCGCGGGCAATCACGCCATACGACATTGCGCCAACACTTTCGAACAAACTGGGTATAACCCAACCAAGTGGATCAATTGGAGAGGTGTTACAAGAGGTCACTGAGTAGAGTATACCTCTAAGGTTTCGTGAGCTAGATTTCAAATCCAGCACCCACTCATTAAAAGAGTCGTTTATCATATTCAGACTGATTCAGTCGAAACAGATAAGCGGCTCTTTTTGATCGATAAAGGATAGGTTGAATCTAACCTAGTTCTTACCAGAATATCGAAACGCTTCTCTGGTCAGCTGATCCAACTGGTCATCATTCATCTTGTTGTGCACAACCGTGATACGGCCTAAATAAACCAGTGGGACTTCTGCTTCACGCTCTTCCAAATGAAACTTGATCGCTTCGGCCGTTGCCACACCAAGGTCATCACTCATTCTCATTGGAGTCGCATCCAATTCATCCGTACGAATCTTTTCAATCTCTTTCGCTGTACCGCCCCAACCTGTCACATAGATTTCAGACAACATGTCGGCATTGTTTAATGCATCCACCGCTCCCATGGTCATCGCAGTATTGGCATTGTGAACCATGGTCACCTCAGGGAAATTACCGAGCACTAAACGAATTCCATCGGCACCGCCTATCTTCTGGTATTGCCCAAAATGCTCATACACTGTTAGCCAATCACCTTTCTCTTCCACGCAATCAATGAAACCTTGCGAGCGTTGGGTATCGGTTATTCCCGGTATCCCACGATTCGCTGAAAATTCTACGTCGTTACCGAGCTCTTTCACCACATGGTCACACAGGACATCGGCCCCCATCGCGCTTGAAAAATCGAACCAGCTATCCGGTTGATGTTTCCATTGTTCATTGGGCGTGTGAAAAGCCCAAATAAACGTTTTGAACTCTGTCGAAGCAGACAATTTTTGAATATTCTCAGCTTGAATACCCAGTTCAGAAGGACCGAAAATAACGAAGTCGTAAGGGGTTTCAGAGTTCAACACTTGTTCGGTGTATTGGGTCTGCAATGAGTGCTCAATTTGCCTTGAGGTGAACTCGCTGATCTCAAATGGTAACTCCAAAGCGACGAGCCTTTGCTTCAATGCTGTGTAATTTCTTGTCCAAAAGTCAGAAATATCTGCACTTGGGTAAATTAATGCAATTCTTACCGGTTTTTCTACCGACATTGGAGCCAAAAGAATCGGTTCGCCACTCACAGTCTCTTGAAATTTTTCGAGTTTCTGAGCATCAGCCTCCACCCTTATACGGTCGGACTTGGCGTACAAAGGGAGGGAAAAACACGCTGTCAGTAGGGTTAGCAAGACGTTTTTACAAATTTGACCCGGCATAACTGTTACCAAATGTTTGAATGTTTATTAACATTATTATAAATATAGAGCGATTATAAGTTAAAGCGTTTTATAAGCCATATGAATAAGAGATTAAATTTTGCGAGTTTGTTGCTCGCTATTACTTGCTACTCTCAGAGTTTTGCGGGTAATCATGAAGACGATTTCTTCCAATATGCTGAAGAAAAAGTGATGCGTGCGGTTTCCAACCAGCGAACGTGGAAAGGCCCCACACAAGGCCCTGCTGTGCGCCATGAAAAGAACGTTATTTTTGTCGCGTCTGATTTACGTAATGGTGGCGTTTATGGCGTTGGGAAAGGCATATCTGAAGCCATTTCTAACATCAATTGGCACCTTAGATTCATCGATGGATTAGGATCAGAAGTGCGCCAAGGTGCAGCTATCAGGAAAGCGATTGGTTTTGAACCCGATGCCATTGTTTTGGGCGGCATTGACGCTGTCCGACACAAAACCATTTTGAAACAAGCAGAAGATTTGGGAATTGTAGTCATTGGATGGCACGCGACTGAACTTGTCGGTGGTAATCCAGAAATAGGTTTATACACCAACATCACCACCGACCCTCTCGATGTGGCGGAAGTGGCCGCGCTACTCGCGATTGTAAACTCAAACGGTCGAGCGAGAACCGTGGTGTTCACCGACCCTAACTATGAAATCGCGATGATCAAAGCCAACGCGATGGTCAATACCATCAAGCGTTGCAGCACTTGTGATGTACTTGAGCTTAACTATTTACCGCTCGATAAAATTGCCGAGCAAATGCCTGCGACATTAAAGAACCTAGATGAGAAGTACGGCGAGAAAGTCACTCATCTCCTGGCAATTAACGACCTGTACATTGATTATGCTATCCCTT from Vibrio splendidus encodes:
- a CDS encoding HEAT repeat domain-containing protein, with the protein product MMKKSLATAVALLVSTSAMISTSAMAANSVQQTVDAPAQNINQVLEMTDTQTRIQQLSYMAQDQNQSVENRTGALQELASYPSQNALVAVARGLKDQNPEVREASVIGSAPYQLEHRWALVFPLLKDSDSMVRHTATSNLVRDYNTLDDEQKAQIEQPVAELITFLETQESEKFQLLFADVLRWHNEWEKAETIYVELVQSHGNNAQVWLSYADNFRAQTKDQEAVAVLDRGIEQVPNNAALHYSKSLTLVRLEEKKQAAQEIEVAANLAKDNSYYWYLNGVLQEELDIDKSTKSFEKAYLISGSPEQLYAVCDIYVRYGNEKTDDCLGELGKVAPDYVIEQLKEKRVAPSS
- a CDS encoding substrate-binding domain-containing protein; protein product: MPGQICKNVLLTLLTACFSLPLYAKSDRIRVEADAQKLEKFQETVSGEPILLAPMSVEKPVRIALIYPSADISDFWTRNYTALKQRLVALELPFEISEFTSRQIEHSLQTQYTEQVLNSETPYDFVIFGPSELGIQAENIQKLSASTEFKTFIWAFHTPNEQWKHQPDSWFDFSSAMGADVLCDHVVKELGNDVEFSANRGIPGITDTQRSQGFIDCVEEKGDWLTVYEHFGQYQKIGGADGIRLVLGNFPEVTMVHNANTAMTMGAVDALNNADMLSEIYVTGWGGTAKEIEKIRTDELDATPMRMSDDLGVATAEAIKFHLEEREAEVPLVYLGRITVVHNKMNDDQLDQLTREAFRYSGKN
- a CDS encoding anaerobic sulfatase maturase, producing the protein MHITQGPQYNGKASKRLHVMAKPIGAACNIDCKYCYYLSKQDLLEYKKGSSPRMDDETLETYIRQYIEGQNTPEIIFSWQGGEPTMLGLAYFERVVELQKKYRPEGVLISNDLQTNGTLLNDDWGRFLAKNNFLIGLSIDGPEMLHNAYRVNRAGRGTFKQVMAAVELLHKHQVKFATLTCVNNLTSQNALEVYRFLRDVVKSPQMQFIPIVEQKTFRTVAPQTSQVSEQLKQGDKRLIPGHKDSIMESWCVSDLAWGNFLISVFDEWAKNDIGKVFVQYFEASLETWIGRPNPLCTLNEICGKGLAMEPNGDVFSCDHYVYPEYKIGNIHHDKLDELAYSAPQQKFGFAKSRTLTSQCQQCDYKFACHGECPKNRFIKTRAGEPGLNYLCAGWHKFFSHVDKSMAYIARAMGHPVAHGKFSDSVLIAHRAKQAQQATFETKF
- a CDS encoding substrate-binding domain-containing protein, producing the protein MNKRLNFASLLLAITCYSQSFAGNHEDDFFQYAEEKVMRAVSNQRTWKGPTQGPAVRHEKNVIFVASDLRNGGVYGVGKGISEAISNINWHLRFIDGLGSEVRQGAAIRKAIGFEPDAIVLGGIDAVRHKTILKQAEDLGIVVIGWHATELVGGNPEIGLYTNITTDPLDVAEVAALLAIVNSNGRARTVVFTDPNYEIAMIKANAMVNTIKRCSTCDVLELNYLPLDKIAEQMPATLKNLDEKYGEKVTHLLAINDLYIDYAIPSLESNLEEYRLIPQNISAGDGSKAAYKRINSGQFQLATVPEPLYLQGWQIVDELNRAFNQMPPSGYSAPVHLVTPDNVEELISQSDKGIYDPKNGYREAYLKIWKPQ
- a CDS encoding sulfate ABC transporter permease, translating into MKRIITSVLCASVASPAFAIIELTDNFSLSGFGSTSWATSDNDNPLIINRGFTDENCYDCDTTFGVQLDYFYNSFKASVQVVKPPQYDWSDPQLEWAYVGYEFNDFDVSVGRLRLPLFLASEYYYVGQAYMTARPPTEVYNAVLGITAFNGIKVSWTHDVSDEATLLLSPFFGIKDNNEVDFNSTTELEFETNRMFGANLQLSGDDYRWNLSFLDSNFDQTTKIKNVGTLPTVDNQHIQLWSLGAEYEFGQAVLASEGQISDVSSSMYASLGYHLGAFTPYVVYGAQFNANEHLEGNSYLVGVDYDLMSNISINGEMQFFEARRSNGAFIDAPKTDKDALLYTIMLSFVF
- a CDS encoding alkaline phosphatase family protein, producing the protein MQYTKLSGLTLALLCAFPVSAAEKPDLVLQITVDGLRADLIERYKHNFGEGGFRYLMDDGTYYTNANYQHGNTETIVGHVSLATGAPPSVHGMVGNVWYDRSEERLVYNVEDGNYQMLTSGAGVDKATEIDPTQKTAQGDGRSPEPILSTTFGDELTISNSGKSKVFGVSVKDRGAISLAGHSGKAFWFSKAQSEFVTSNYYYDEYPDWVSRWNEKAIATQYSKQKWELSLPREKYTLQEHDTEHKVKLGDFQRTFPHPYGPASYKYYSTTLTVSPAGDEITENFASTLLMQEKLGQSDVTDYLSVSFSSNDYVVHLYGPESLETEDNLIRLDKTIAKLLKTVDNQVGLKNTLIVLSADHGVPESSPAANALGFNQAQYFNKDTLLSSGVEKRLKDQFGLSKDAIRLYAQPYIYLNHDLIAEKKLDLAKVQEAIADEIAKVKGVAFAVSSSDIAANRVPDTHVMQLIKNNYHPARSGDVYVVFAPRSYINDMEGLQIASTHGSPWKYDTHVPVIFAGYDVEAQKISRAITPYDIAPTLSNKLGITQPSGSIGEVLQEVTE
- a CDS encoding formylglycine-generating enzyme family protein; amino-acid sequence: MKFFNYKQLAAISSVTMTIFLSGCASVPTHPIAQQIDQEMVLVEGGTFTMGSNDPEATKAERPARNITVDSFYIAKFEVTQELFESVMGSSLSYFQNPQVPVNNLSWQQANYFVEQLNELTGEEYRLPTEAEWEFAAKGGNKSKGYTYSGSNNLDDVAWYSANSKNSAHPVGLKKPNELGLYDMTGNVGEFVIDAFDDTFYRFGPTDNPNNAKHSDVGLSHKSVRGGSFAYDENESESYRRDFASQSITMSDMGLRLVKDTN